From Chloroflexota bacterium, one genomic window encodes:
- a CDS encoding isocitrate dehydrogenase, with translation MSKPTIVVLEGDQTGQELLEESLRVLDPAVTGVDIELKRYDLSLESRRATNNQIVLEAAQAMKEAGFGLKAATITPEKAGDVGSPNAILREQINGTVIVRTGRRIPGVRPVGGAYAPISVIRMAVDDAYGAKEWREGEGDNEVAYRTEKITRGTCRAVSEYAFMHARRMKAKVFGGPKYTVSPVYEGMLKEEMDAAAKRYADVRYEPQLIDATYALLLTNSGDPMVIPALNRDGDCLSDLVLQMFGTIAGAESLLLAFDKDFKVNVVMAEAPHGTAPSLEGKNVANPMAMILASAALLDYIDTPQANMAARAISEATLEAVYDGVRTADLGGHTTTSDFTDEVIRRVKTKMEVWPSLGN, from the coding sequence ATGAGTAAGCCAACGATTGTTGTCCTTGAGGGCGATCAAACGGGGCAAGAACTGCTTGAAGAAAGTCTGCGCGTCCTTGATCCTGCGGTGACGGGCGTTGATATAGAGCTAAAGCGCTACGATTTGAGCCTCGAATCGCGCCGAGCAACCAATAATCAAATTGTGTTGGAAGCAGCTCAAGCCATGAAGGAAGCTGGTTTTGGCTTGAAGGCGGCCACAATTACCCCTGAAAAAGCTGGCGATGTTGGTAGCCCCAACGCGATTCTGCGCGAACAAATCAATGGTACGGTGATTGTGCGAACAGGCCGCCGGATTCCAGGTGTGCGCCCAGTTGGTGGTGCGTATGCGCCAATCTCGGTCATTCGTATGGCGGTTGACGATGCCTATGGTGCCAAAGAATGGCGCGAAGGCGAAGGCGATAATGAAGTTGCTTATCGCACTGAAAAAATTACCCGTGGCACGTGCCGCGCCGTTTCAGAATATGCCTTTATGCATGCTCGCCGCATGAAAGCCAAAGTTTTCGGCGGCCCCAAATACACGGTTAGCCCAGTGTATGAAGGCATGCTCAAAGAAGAAATGGATGCTGCCGCCAAGCGCTATGCCGATGTGCGCTACGAACCACAATTGATCGATGCAACCTATGCCTTGCTCTTGACCAACTCTGGCGATCCAATGGTGATTCCAGCCCTGAACCGCGATGGCGATTGCTTGAGCGACTTGGTATTGCAAATGTTCGGCACGATTGCTGGCGCAGAATCATTGCTCTTGGCCTTCGACAAAGATTTCAAAGTTAATGTTGTGATGGCTGAAGCGCCCCACGGCACGGCTCCCAGCTTGGAAGGCAAAAACGTTGCTAATCCAATGGCAATGATTTTGGCTTCGGCGGCCTTGCTTGATTATATTGATACCCCTCAAGCCAACATGGCTGCTCGCGCGATCAGCGAAGCCACCTTGGAAGCTGTTTACGATGGTGTGCGGACTGCCGATTTGGGTGGCCATACCACCACCAGCGATTTCACCGATGAAGTGATTCGTCGCGTAAAAACCAAAATGGAAGTTTGGCCATCGCTCGGTAACTAA
- a CDS encoding PfkB family carbohydrate kinase, with protein MSLEYLLIGALTRDRTSIGWQQGGTGTFAARALAAWGVATTIITPAHAKIKFDLPSTSTLVRLPSRATATFENRYQGDARTQWLHAAPTQLDWANLAPHWQQASLVHLAPLAQELTTIPPRKLFPRALIGLTAQGWLRHWDSSGRIQPKRWQPTPTELAQIDALVVSDEDVAGDVQLVAGWAQHCGLVAMTQGSRGATIWVNAEAQHVAAYPVQVSDPTGAGDVWAAAWFWRIQQGDSALQAADWACQQAALHISGHLTSAK; from the coding sequence ATGAGCCTTGAGTATCTGTTGATCGGGGCATTAACTCGCGATCGTACATCAATTGGCTGGCAGCAAGGTGGCACTGGCACATTTGCAGCGCGAGCATTAGCCGCTTGGGGGGTTGCAACCACGATCATCACCCCAGCCCACGCCAAGATCAAATTTGATTTGCCGAGTACCAGTACACTTGTGCGCTTGCCTAGTCGAGCGACTGCCACCTTTGAAAATCGCTATCAGGGTGATGCTCGCACGCAGTGGCTGCATGCCGCGCCAACCCAATTGGATTGGGCGAATCTTGCGCCGCATTGGCAACAAGCCAGCTTAGTGCATCTTGCGCCCTTGGCTCAAGAATTAACTACAATTCCGCCGCGCAAGCTTTTTCCGCGGGCCTTGATTGGCTTGACGGCTCAGGGTTGGCTCAGGCATTGGGATAGTTCAGGCCGAATCCAACCAAAACGTTGGCAACCAACTCCAACTGAGCTAGCTCAAATTGATGCTTTGGTGGTGAGTGATGAGGATGTTGCTGGCGATGTGCAGCTCGTTGCTGGTTGGGCGCAACACTGTGGTTTGGTCGCAATGACCCAAGGCTCACGCGGCGCAACGATTTGGGTTAATGCTGAAGCCCAGCATGTCGCAGCTTATCCGGTGCAAGTGAGCGACCCAACTGGGGCTGGCGATGTATGGGCAGCGGCTTGGTTTTGGCGCATTCAACAGGGCGATTCGGCTTTGCAAGCTGCCGATTGGGCTTGCCAACAAGCCGCCTTGCACATTAGTGGTCACTTGACTAGTGCCAAATAA
- a CDS encoding tetratricopeptide repeat protein has translation MTNSISDFFGSNNAGFGDVNIDAVVAGNNNQINKYLQLPAQTDPLPAALACFALLPLDHLPERSQLPPHSVMPYQPLSDFVGREAQLYQLAQAMLRPDPTLITPTAFATGMGGIGKSSLALEFAHRYGNYFAGGVFWLYAATNETLQASLERCWDSLKPDEWRYEVKPETRLQVVRELFNQPIPRLLIFDNCEDPALFAAYRPQASSGCQVLVTSRRSQWQGANLITLDTLPPLESRQLLQQLATQPNINNYLSDADADQLAELVGHLPLALHLVGSSLKFYFRKPAAEYIAALKNQRIVSLQAMVKPTSKLQQNSINHFWSVRDTVEVSYRLLPNESSQACRRLLLMMAYCAPNVLIPWELLQAASSYDDDSLTEYLWELAQAGFFNDPTQPRLHPLMADVIIDLDAANEPEWYAAVEQASITLSKRYHDQWAMQEIEMLLPHLEYAHQQALHRPTYDGQLAYQTGLCLQRQGKYPQAELLYRAALGRKQQASETLIIKYRFNLASILGKQGSYNEAKRLYREILELYEQVLAENHPDSIIVKHNLAGILGEEGAYAQAELLIRDILAVREQTFGRNHPDTLATEHSLAWAIGHQDRYHEAEQLYRKVLVLRELLLGANHPDTLATKHGLAWALGYQGNHAEAEQIYREVLMIREQTLGMLHPDSLTSKYNLACALSNQDRYREAEALFKQVLIEREKVLGKNHSTTQATREWLELVRSKLV, from the coding sequence ATGACCAACAGCATTAGCGATTTTTTTGGCTCGAACAATGCTGGCTTTGGTGATGTGAATATTGATGCGGTGGTTGCGGGCAATAACAATCAAATTAATAAATATTTGCAATTGCCAGCCCAAACCGACCCTTTGCCAGCCGCTTTGGCTTGCTTCGCACTCTTGCCCTTAGATCATTTGCCTGAACGCAGCCAATTGCCACCACATTCGGTTATGCCCTATCAACCGCTGAGTGATTTTGTGGGGCGTGAAGCTCAGCTCTATCAATTGGCCCAAGCGATGTTACGCCCCGACCCAACCCTAATTACGCCAACTGCTTTTGCCACAGGCATGGGCGGGATTGGCAAAAGTAGCCTAGCCCTAGAATTTGCCCATCGCTACGGCAATTATTTTGCTGGCGGGGTATTTTGGCTGTATGCCGCCACCAACGAAACCCTGCAAGCCAGCCTTGAGCGTTGCTGGGATAGCCTGAAACCAGACGAGTGGCGTTATGAAGTTAAGCCTGAAACGCGGCTGCAAGTGGTGCGTGAATTATTTAATCAGCCGATTCCACGCTTGTTGATTTTCGATAATTGTGAAGATCCAGCCTTGTTCGCGGCCTATCGGCCCCAGGCTAGCAGTGGTTGCCAAGTCTTGGTTACTAGTCGGCGCAGCCAATGGCAAGGGGCAAATTTAATTACACTTGATACCTTGCCACCACTCGAAAGCCGCCAATTGCTACAACAACTAGCCACCCAACCGAATATCAACAACTATCTCAGCGATGCCGATGCTGATCAGTTGGCCGAATTGGTGGGGCATTTGCCTTTAGCTTTGCATTTGGTTGGCTCAAGCTTAAAATTTTATTTTCGCAAGCCTGCTGCTGAGTATATTGCAGCCCTGAAAAACCAACGGATTGTCAGCTTGCAAGCGATGGTCAAGCCAACTAGCAAGCTCCAGCAAAACTCAATTAACCATTTTTGGAGTGTGCGCGATACAGTTGAAGTCAGCTATCGCCTATTGCCTAATGAATCCAGTCAAGCTTGTCGGCGTTTATTGTTGATGATGGCCTATTGTGCGCCGAATGTGCTGATTCCGTGGGAGTTATTGCAAGCTGCTAGCAGCTACGACGATGATAGCTTAACCGAATATCTGTGGGAATTAGCCCAAGCGGGATTTTTTAATGACCCAACTCAACCGCGTTTACATCCGCTGATGGCTGATGTAATTATTGATCTTGATGCGGCGAATGAGCCTGAATGGTATGCGGCGGTTGAGCAAGCATCGATCACGCTTAGCAAACGTTATCATGATCAATGGGCAATGCAGGAAATTGAAATGTTGCTGCCCCATCTTGAATACGCGCATCAGCAAGCGCTGCACCGCCCAACCTACGATGGACAATTGGCCTATCAAACCGGGCTTTGTTTACAGCGCCAAGGTAAATATCCTCAGGCAGAGTTATTGTATCGCGCGGCACTTGGGCGGAAACAGCAAGCTAGCGAAACATTAATCATTAAGTATAGATTCAATTTAGCCAGTATTCTTGGCAAGCAAGGCAGCTATAATGAAGCTAAGCGACTATATCGTGAAATTTTAGAACTCTATGAACAAGTGCTTGCAGAAAACCATCCTGATAGCATCATTGTTAAACATAATTTGGCTGGTATTCTTGGTGAAGAAGGTGCTTATGCTCAAGCTGAATTGCTGATTCGCGATATCTTGGCGGTTCGTGAGCAAACGTTTGGTCGCAATCATCCCGATACTTTAGCCACTGAACATTCTTTGGCTTGGGCAATCGGCCATCAAGATCGTTATCATGAGGCTGAGCAACTTTATCGTAAAGTCTTAGTGCTGCGTGAATTACTGCTTGGAGCTAACCACCCTGACACATTAGCCACGAAACATGGCTTGGCTTGGGCGTTGGGATACCAAGGTAACCATGCTGAGGCTGAACAAATCTATCGCGAGGTACTCATGATCCGTGAGCAAACGCTAGGCATGTTGCATCCTGATAGCTTAACAAGTAAATATAATTTGGCCTGCGCACTCTCTAATCAAGATCGTTATCGTGAAGCTGAGGCATTGTTCAAACAGGTCTTAATCGAGCGTGAAAAGGTTTTGGGTAAAAATCACTCAACTACCCAGGCAACCCGAGAGTGGCTTGAGCTTGTGCGCAGTAAATTGGTTTGA
- a CDS encoding DUF4386 domain-containing protein, whose product MHSTQKWGGIAALINGFAYIIGIGMVFTLLAPFLEASQAEKITFLIEHQNLMALWYLIIYLVAGVWMVPLAIALHHRLQQANSLLIQVTTAMGIIWATTILSSGMLLVNNIKIIAELQQQNPEQTLAVSTAISAVASGLGGAIELPGGVWVSLISIAALQTKRLPKALNYLGLLIGASGIAMTIPAIAAVGTLFGIGMIGWFLWVGVVLVRTKNIEHRT is encoded by the coding sequence ATGCATAGCACACAAAAATGGGGTGGCATTGCCGCCTTGATCAACGGGTTTGCCTATATTATCGGCATTGGCATGGTCTTCACCCTTTTAGCCCCCTTCCTCGAAGCCAGCCAAGCTGAAAAGATCACCTTTTTGATCGAACATCAAAACTTGATGGCTCTGTGGTATCTGATTATTTATTTGGTCGCCGGAGTTTGGATGGTTCCGCTGGCAATCGCCCTGCATCATCGGCTGCAGCAAGCAAATTCGCTGTTGATCCAGGTAACCACAGCAATGGGCATCATTTGGGCGACCACGATTCTTTCCAGTGGTATGTTGTTGGTCAACAATATCAAAATTATTGCCGAGCTTCAGCAGCAGAACCCCGAGCAAACCCTCGCTGTTTCGACGGCAATTTCGGCGGTGGCCAGCGGGCTGGGTGGAGCAATCGAATTACCTGGCGGCGTTTGGGTCAGCTTAATCAGTATTGCAGCCTTGCAAACCAAACGCCTACCCAAAGCGCTCAATTATCTTGGCTTACTGATTGGCGCATCGGGCATTGCAATGACAATTCCAGCGATCGCCGCAGTCGGCACGCTCTTCGGTATCGGCATGATCGGCTGGTTTTTGTGGGTTGGAGTAGTTTTAGTTAGAACAAAGAACATAGAGCATAGAACATAG
- a CDS encoding acetyl ornithine aminotransferase family protein, whose protein sequence is MTDLLTTIPGPRATALVDRDTAVMAPCSGRVYPFVMDRGLGCEVWDVDGNRYLDLNAGIAVVSTGHSHPRLVQALQDQVSKFIHMAGTDFYNEPMVKAAEKITSLMPGSGEWQVFFANSGTESVEAAIKLARYYTKRQNVIGFYSSFHGRSYGSLSITASKPYQRKGFFPLMPGVFHAFYPNPYRTPWGVEPERVAEICLDFIEKTLFTTTTPADDVAAIIAEPIQGEGGYVVPAPGFWQGLRDLCDRHGILLIADEVQSGVGRTGKMWAVEYEGIVPDIITSAKGIGSGVPVGAMVARKEISSVWKPGAHGNTYGGNALAMRAVYETLCLAEEELMANANEVGGYFKQRLHELEDRYECIGDVRGRGLMIGMEFIKDNVNKDPHGDLSNAVMEESFRRGMLLLTCGKSTIRFCPPLVLTKDQVDEGINLLNDTLQALGAK, encoded by the coding sequence GTGACTGATCTGCTGACGACGATTCCTGGCCCCCGCGCAACTGCCCTAGTTGATCGCGATACGGCGGTAATGGCCCCATGTAGTGGGCGGGTCTATCCTTTTGTGATGGATCGTGGCCTTGGTTGTGAAGTGTGGGATGTTGATGGTAATCGCTATCTCGATTTGAATGCGGGGATTGCGGTGGTTTCAACTGGTCATAGCCACCCGCGGCTGGTGCAAGCTCTGCAAGATCAGGTATCCAAGTTTATTCATATGGCTGGGACGGATTTTTATAATGAGCCAATGGTTAAGGCTGCCGAAAAAATCACGTCGTTGATGCCTGGCTCTGGCGAGTGGCAAGTATTTTTCGCCAATAGCGGCACCGAATCAGTTGAAGCAGCAATCAAATTGGCGCGATATTACACCAAACGCCAAAATGTAATCGGCTTCTATAGCTCGTTCCATGGCCGCTCATATGGTAGTTTATCGATCACCGCCTCGAAGCCTTACCAACGCAAAGGCTTTTTCCCCTTGATGCCTGGTGTATTCCACGCCTTCTATCCCAACCCCTATCGCACACCTTGGGGCGTTGAGCCAGAGCGCGTTGCCGAAATCTGCTTGGATTTTATCGAAAAGACCTTGTTTACCACCACCACCCCTGCCGACGATGTAGCGGCAATTATCGCCGAGCCAATTCAAGGTGAAGGCGGCTATGTTGTGCCAGCTCCAGGCTTCTGGCAAGGCTTGCGCGACCTCTGCGATCGCCATGGCATTTTGTTGATCGCCGACGAAGTGCAAAGCGGCGTTGGCCGAACGGGCAAGATGTGGGCAGTTGAATACGAAGGCATCGTGCCCGACATCATCACCAGCGCCAAAGGCATTGGCTCAGGCGTGCCAGTTGGCGCGATGGTTGCTCGCAAAGAAATTAGCAGCGTTTGGAAACCAGGCGCACACGGCAATACTTATGGTGGCAACGCTTTGGCCATGCGAGCCGTCTACGAAACCTTGTGCCTCGCCGAAGAAGAATTGATGGCTAACGCCAACGAGGTTGGTGGCTACTTCAAACAACGGCTGCACGAACTCGAAGATCGCTACGAATGTATCGGCGATGTACGGGGCCGTGGTTTGATGATCGGCATGGAATTCATCAAAGATAACGTCAACAAAGATCCCCATGGCGATCTATCCAACGCCGTGATGGAAGAATCGTTCCGCCGTGGCATGTTGCTGCTGACCTGTGGCAAATCGACCATTCGCTTCTGCCCGCCATTGGTGCTGACCAAAGACCAAGTTGATGAAGGCATCAATTTGTTGAACGACACCTTGCAAGCGCTGGGCGCAAAATAA
- the rplL gene encoding 50S ribosomal protein L7/L12 yields the protein MASEKVTALLEELKGLTLVEAAELAKEMEEVFGVSAAAPVMVAGVAAAGDAPAAAAEEQTEFTVILKGAPADKKIAIIKAVREVVAGLGLKEAKDLVEGAPKPVKEGVSKEEAEAAKAALAAAGAEIEIK from the coding sequence ATGGCTTCAGAAAAAGTAACTGCATTGTTGGAAGAACTCAAAGGCTTGACCTTGGTTGAAGCTGCTGAATTGGCGAAGGAAATGGAAGAAGTATTCGGTGTTTCAGCTGCTGCTCCAGTAATGGTTGCTGGCGTTGCTGCTGCTGGCGATGCTCCAGCCGCTGCTGCTGAAGAACAAACCGAATTCACCGTTATCTTGAAGGGCGCTCCAGCCGACAAGAAAATCGCGATCATCAAAGCCGTTCGCGAAGTTGTCGCTGGCTTGGGCTTGAAAGAAGCCAAAGATTTGGTTGAAGGCGCTCCAAAACCAGTCAAAGAAGGTGTCAGCAAAGAAGAAGCCGAAGCTGCCAAGGCTGCTTTGGCCGCTGCTGGTGCAGAAATCGAAATCAAGTAA
- the rplJ gene encoding 50S ribosomal protein L10 — MPTQAKVATVAELTERLNRAQMLLVADYRGLTVAELNELRKKVREKGGEVIIAKNTLTRLAAREAGKTEIEEFLGGPTALAFSYDDIPGVAKAIDDFFKASKKDIKVKGGIVGTSKITGADVERVAKMPTRDESLAKILGGINAPASRIVGGLKGVMRNIAYILGAHAQKGAEG, encoded by the coding sequence ATGCCAACACAAGCTAAGGTTGCAACCGTTGCCGAATTAACCGAACGCCTAAACCGCGCTCAAATGCTTTTAGTTGCCGACTATCGCGGCTTGACAGTTGCCGAATTGAACGAACTTCGCAAGAAGGTTCGTGAAAAAGGCGGCGAGGTGATTATTGCAAAGAACACCTTGACCCGCTTGGCAGCACGCGAAGCAGGTAAAACTGAAATTGAAGAATTCTTGGGTGGCCCAACCGCACTGGCATTTTCATACGATGATATTCCAGGTGTGGCCAAGGCAATTGATGATTTCTTCAAAGCATCGAAGAAAGATATTAAGGTCAAAGGCGGGATCGTCGGTACCTCAAAAATCACTGGCGCAGATGTCGAACGGGTGGCCAAAATGCCAACCCGCGACGAAAGCTTGGCCAAGATCTTGGGCGGTATCAATGCTCCAGCAAGCCGAATTGTCGGTGGCTTGAAGGGTGTTATGCGCAATATTGCCTACATCCTCGGCGCACACGCACAAAAAGGTGCTGAAGGCTAA